The following nucleotide sequence is from Nitratidesulfovibrio termitidis HI1.
TGGTTCACACCATGCGGGTTCAATCCCCGCCCCCGGCACCAGCGCCGCCGCGCCGCTTTCCCGCAACGGGGCAGGGCCGGGGCGCCGGGCACCAATCAGACTTTCACAAGGAGCGCTGCACCATGGAATATACCGTCGAAGATCTTTCCCCGGTCAAGAAAAAGGTCAACATCTCGGTGCCGGTCGAAGAGGTGGAGGCCGCCCTGTCCGCCGCCATCGCCATGTACCGCACCAACATGAGCCTCGACGGGTTCCGCAAGGGCAAGGTGCCCGCGAATCTGGTCGAAAGCCGCTTCCGCAAGGAAATCTACGGCGAGGCCACCCAGGACCTCGTCAACGTGCATATCAACGAAGTGATGACCGCGCTGGACGCCAACCCCATCTCGCGCATCGATTTCGACGGCGGCCAGCTGGAACGCGGCACCCCGTTCGAATACAGCATCTCCTTCGAAGTGCTGCCCGAATTCGACCTGCCCGACTACGACGGCTTTGCCGTGGAGCAGGAAAAGGCCGTGGTGGACGAGAAGGAAGTGGACGAGGTCATCACCCGCATCCGCACCAACATGGCCGAACTGGTGCCCGTGGCCGAAGCGCGCCCCGGCAATGACGGCGACGTGGTGGTGCTGGACTTCGCCGCGTTCGAGAACGGCGAGCCGGTGGAAGGCATCAGCGCCGAGAACTTCCAGATGAACCTTGGCGACCGCCAGGCCCTGGAAGACTTCGAGAACCTGGTGAAGACCCTGGCCCCCGGCCAGGAGGGCGAAGGCCCCCTGAACTTCCCGGCGGACTTCATCAACCCCGACTTCGCGGGCAAGAGCCTGACCGTCAAGGTCAAGGTGCATGCCGTGAAGGAACGCCGCCTGCCCGAGGCCAACGACGACCTGGCCCAGAAGGCCGGTGGCTTCGAGTCCATGGACAAGATGCGCGAGGCGGTCACCTCTTCCTACATGCAGAGCCGCACCCAACTGGTGAAGGCCACCGCCCAGAAGACCATGCTGGACAAACTGCTGAAGATGGTGGACTTCCCCCTGCCCGAATCCATGGTGGACATGTACGTCGGCCACCTGCTGGACGACATGCGCTCCAAGCTGGAACGCCAGGGCAAGAGCATGGAGTCCCTGGGCAAGAAGCCCGAGGAACTGCGCGCCGAAGTGCGTCCCGAAGCCGAGCAGGTGACCCGCACCCAGATCTTCCTGCTGCGCGCCGCCCGCAAGGAAAGCGTGGAAGTGAACGAGCAGGAGATCGACGCCCAGCTCCAGCAGATCGCCATGCGCTCCGGCCAGGACTACAATGCCCTGAAGGACTACTACATCAAGAACAACCTGATCTTCTCGTTGCGCGACCGCATGCTGGCCGACAAGGCCATGGACGCCATCTACGAGAAGGCCACCGTGACCGAGGTGGAGCCCGCCGCGAAGTAGCGGCCGCTTTGCCCGCGCACGCGAACCGGCCCGCCCGGTTCATGAACGCACGTTCGGAGCAGGGGGGGTGCACCCGCACCTTCCCTGCCCTTGTTTTCGCGGGTGTTTCGTAAAGCATCGCGACTTTCGGCCGACAAGACGGGGGAAGGGCGCAAGGTGACGGGCGTTCCCGTCCACGGAATACGGGGCACGGCCTTGCCGTCGGCGACTCCCCGCATCCGCGTGCAGATGGCCGGGAGGCCGGTCCGCCACAGCCGCCTTGTGGTGCGGGGCGGTCTTCTGCTATCCTTCGGGCAACGAGTCAGTTCCGCACCGGCCACGCGCGCCCAGCGGCCGTTCCGGCCATGTCCGGTCATGTCCGGCCAGTCCGGTCATGTTCGGTCACCTCCGGACGCGGTGTGGCTGTGCCGGTGCCGGGTGCGCGTCAGCCCATGCATCAGGCCGTCAGGGCATCTGGTGGCGGGATCCGGAATCCAGAGTCCGGAGTCTGGAACCCGCTGATCGTCCGGACCCGGAATCACCAAACGCATACGGCGGCACGCGGCGGCACGCGGCAGCACGCGGCAGCACGCGGCAGTTCACGCCGATACACGCAGGAGAGGCACATGCCAGTTCCCATAGTCATCGAGACCTCGGGCCGTTCCGAACGCGCCTACGACATCTATTCGCGCCTGCTGAAGGACCGCATCATCCTGCTCGGCACCCCCATCGACGACCAGATCGCCTCGCTCATCTGCGCGCAGCTGCTGTTCCTCGAATCGGAAA
It contains:
- the tig gene encoding trigger factor, coding for MEYTVEDLSPVKKKVNISVPVEEVEAALSAAIAMYRTNMSLDGFRKGKVPANLVESRFRKEIYGEATQDLVNVHINEVMTALDANPISRIDFDGGQLERGTPFEYSISFEVLPEFDLPDYDGFAVEQEKAVVDEKEVDEVITRIRTNMAELVPVAEARPGNDGDVVVLDFAAFENGEPVEGISAENFQMNLGDRQALEDFENLVKTLAPGQEGEGPLNFPADFINPDFAGKSLTVKVKVHAVKERRLPEANDDLAQKAGGFESMDKMREAVTSSYMQSRTQLVKATAQKTMLDKLLKMVDFPLPESMVDMYVGHLLDDMRSKLERQGKSMESLGKKPEELRAEVRPEAEQVTRTQIFLLRAARKESVEVNEQEIDAQLQQIAMRSGQDYNALKDYYIKNNLIFSLRDRMLADKAMDAIYEKATVTEVEPAAK